Proteins found in one Labeo rohita strain BAU-BD-2019 chromosome 11, IGBB_LRoh.1.0, whole genome shotgun sequence genomic segment:
- the znf362a gene encoding zinc finger protein 362a isoform X1 — MFDQRRRALIENDFKDADRIKEKVEMAEPRFNNPYFWPPPPSIPGQLDNLVLINKIKEQLMAEKIRPPHLPPTSVPSQQPLLVPPTVTEGGQHNISTPKLQQMPGLHAHSTTQPDIALHARPASSTVAGRILGDVNLNLDDKTAIKARGLWEDWHLRQIIEQPSRANHLSGLSLTSSRTANHNTSESGTPTTPTTPTTSSQTRQGGIPSPNLISGLSGGPGMDVIKNSGGLAGLLGPPPKSIGRGRKKIKAENPSGPLLVVPYPILASGADQSTVSITAKEGKTYRCKVCPLTFFSKSDMQIHSKSHTEAKPHKCPHCTKSFANASYLAQHLRIHLGVKPYHCSYCEKTFRQLSHLQQHTRIHTGDRPYKCLQPGCEKAFTQLSNLQSHQRSHNKDKPYKCSNCYRAYSDSASLQIHLSAHAIKNAKAFCCSMCGRAYTSETYLMKHMSKHTVVEHLVSQHSPQRTESPSVPVRISLI; from the exons atgtttgatCAAAGGCGACGCGCTTTAATTGAGAATGATTTCAAGGATGCCgatagaataaaagaaaaagttga AATGGCAGAACCTCGATTTAATAATCCATACTTCTGGCCTCCTCCGCCATCTATTCCTGGTCAG TTGGATAACCTCGTGCTGATCAACAAGATCAAAGAACAGCTCATGGCGGAGAAAATCAGACCTCCACACCTGCCGCCCACTTCTGTCCCTTCCCAGCAGCCCTTGCTGGTGCCGCCCACAGTCACAGAAGGCGGGCAGCACAATATATCGACGCCCAAGCTGCAGCAGATGCCGGGGCTCCACGCTCACAGCACCACCCAGCCCGACATCGCCCTACACGCACGACCCGCCTCCAGCACCGTCGCAG GACGTATTCTGGGTGACGTAAACTTGAATCTGGATGATAAAACGGCTATCAAAGCAAGAGGATTGTGGGAAGACTGGCATTTGCGGCAAATCATAGAGCAGCCGTCTAGAGCGAATCATCTGTCAG GACTGTCACTGACGTCTTCTCGAACTGCCAATCACAACACGTCAGAGAGCGGGACGCCGACCACCCCGACCACTCCAACCACCAGCAGTCAGACGCGTCAGGGTGGCATTCCTTCCCCAAACCTCATCTCAGGACTGTCTGGCGGACCGGGGATGGACGTTATCAAAAACAGCGGAGGGCTGGCAGGACTGCTGGGTCCTCCTCCGAAGAGCATAGGACGAGGTCGCAAAAAGATCAAAGCTGAAAACCCCTCTGGGCCGCTCTTAGTCGTTCCCTACCCGATCCTGGCTTCTGGAGCCGACCAATCGACTGTCAGCATCACTGCCAAAGAGGGCAAAACCTACAG atgtaaagtGTGTCCACTGACGTTCTTCTCCAAGTCGGACATGCAGATACACTCCAAGTCCCACACGGAAGCAAAGCCACACAAGTGCCCTCACTGCACCAAGTCCTTCGCCAACGCGTCCTACCTGGCCCAACACCTGCGCATTCACCTGGGAGTGAAGCCGTATCACTGCTCCTACTGCGAGAAAACCTTCCGCCAGCTCTCACACTTACAGCAGCACACCAG AATCCACACAGGTGATCGACCATATAAATGTCTCCAACCAGGCTGTGAAAAGGCCTTTACGCAGCTCTCCAATCTGCAA TCTCACCAGAGATCACATAATAAAGACAAGCCTTACAAGTGCTCCAACTGTTACCGCGCTTACTCTGACTCCGCCTCTCTCCAAATCCACCTGTCGGCTCACGCAATCAAAAACGCCAAGGCGTTTTGCTGCAGCATGTGCGGTCGAGCCTACACCTCA GAGACCTACCTTATGAAACACATGTCTAAGCACACGGTGGTAGAACATCTGGTGAGTCAACACTCGCCGCAAAGGACCGAATCGCCCAGCGTTCCCGTTCGTATTTCCCTCATCTGA
- the znf362a gene encoding zinc finger protein 362a isoform X2: MAEPRFNNPYFWPPPPSIPGQLDNLVLINKIKEQLMAEKIRPPHLPPTSVPSQQPLLVPPTVTEGGQHNISTPKLQQMPGLHAHSTTQPDIALHARPASSTVAGRILGDVNLNLDDKTAIKARGLWEDWHLRQIIEQPSRANHLSGLSLTSSRTANHNTSESGTPTTPTTPTTSSQTRQGGIPSPNLISGLSGGPGMDVIKNSGGLAGLLGPPPKSIGRGRKKIKAENPSGPLLVVPYPILASGADQSTVSITAKEGKTYRCKVCPLTFFSKSDMQIHSKSHTEAKPHKCPHCTKSFANASYLAQHLRIHLGVKPYHCSYCEKTFRQLSHLQQHTRIHTGDRPYKCLQPGCEKAFTQLSNLQSHQRSHNKDKPYKCSNCYRAYSDSASLQIHLSAHAIKNAKAFCCSMCGRAYTSETYLMKHMSKHTVVEHLVSQHSPQRTESPSVPVRISLI, encoded by the exons ATGGCAGAACCTCGATTTAATAATCCATACTTCTGGCCTCCTCCGCCATCTATTCCTGGTCAG TTGGATAACCTCGTGCTGATCAACAAGATCAAAGAACAGCTCATGGCGGAGAAAATCAGACCTCCACACCTGCCGCCCACTTCTGTCCCTTCCCAGCAGCCCTTGCTGGTGCCGCCCACAGTCACAGAAGGCGGGCAGCACAATATATCGACGCCCAAGCTGCAGCAGATGCCGGGGCTCCACGCTCACAGCACCACCCAGCCCGACATCGCCCTACACGCACGACCCGCCTCCAGCACCGTCGCAG GACGTATTCTGGGTGACGTAAACTTGAATCTGGATGATAAAACGGCTATCAAAGCAAGAGGATTGTGGGAAGACTGGCATTTGCGGCAAATCATAGAGCAGCCGTCTAGAGCGAATCATCTGTCAG GACTGTCACTGACGTCTTCTCGAACTGCCAATCACAACACGTCAGAGAGCGGGACGCCGACCACCCCGACCACTCCAACCACCAGCAGTCAGACGCGTCAGGGTGGCATTCCTTCCCCAAACCTCATCTCAGGACTGTCTGGCGGACCGGGGATGGACGTTATCAAAAACAGCGGAGGGCTGGCAGGACTGCTGGGTCCTCCTCCGAAGAGCATAGGACGAGGTCGCAAAAAGATCAAAGCTGAAAACCCCTCTGGGCCGCTCTTAGTCGTTCCCTACCCGATCCTGGCTTCTGGAGCCGACCAATCGACTGTCAGCATCACTGCCAAAGAGGGCAAAACCTACAG atgtaaagtGTGTCCACTGACGTTCTTCTCCAAGTCGGACATGCAGATACACTCCAAGTCCCACACGGAAGCAAAGCCACACAAGTGCCCTCACTGCACCAAGTCCTTCGCCAACGCGTCCTACCTGGCCCAACACCTGCGCATTCACCTGGGAGTGAAGCCGTATCACTGCTCCTACTGCGAGAAAACCTTCCGCCAGCTCTCACACTTACAGCAGCACACCAG AATCCACACAGGTGATCGACCATATAAATGTCTCCAACCAGGCTGTGAAAAGGCCTTTACGCAGCTCTCCAATCTGCAA TCTCACCAGAGATCACATAATAAAGACAAGCCTTACAAGTGCTCCAACTGTTACCGCGCTTACTCTGACTCCGCCTCTCTCCAAATCCACCTGTCGGCTCACGCAATCAAAAACGCCAAGGCGTTTTGCTGCAGCATGTGCGGTCGAGCCTACACCTCA GAGACCTACCTTATGAAACACATGTCTAAGCACACGGTGGTAGAACATCTGGTGAGTCAACACTCGCCGCAAAGGACCGAATCGCCCAGCGTTCCCGTTCGTATTTCCCTCATCTGA
- the si:dkey-264d12.5 gene encoding coiled-coil domain-containing protein 30, with protein sequence MCTAQMLQDMDQRLQEEGLNSSASSDERLSVLWQLYKSSESTVRSLNQQIQDLQKERVAEIEKVQQYVNHIKSLTKTRDSVALHLEQENKTLHAALDDIRRQQEAQRSEISEMLLQEGLADIIPISLSEQVAYLLADRASLLEKMQSQENMDVKITQDPDVHKEDCRGNVVRVVPPHVQSPWKRLLGLRKAAQSKQKLLPQVVDLQCSGDDKTKGRTLQELERDVEEASARLAMAHKEIRRLTDELESAHLTQKAYEPELQEAQMEVEHLRHEVEKLKRCEVAELRKTKEMNEKQEVELCRLRESVKRLQAEHVHLFEMKEAPDSTGTASKGKNPQEEDIHKRCLDEMQERLHMLQDLTQVTLKLRMDFETEADLRRRAADECEEQKRKRTDAEQLVRDFQNLCEKQADDYRNTVGSLQVEIRDLITKVRELEAHDVERQCDKHLKQVSSLEDEVCQLKFVLQEEQQKTRQLSMNMQMEIEQARALVQSQDVQLQRDAEEQKRMFEELQDIQNILIATKQELLSQRKINTQLQNNVTDAEQENLRQLQQNIEHLRNRITSSQQETESLRTELQIALVNVDAERSKYNDKRIHYKNKLSRARGVYLRETGWRDEKIKDLEKEIFILRKQEEKAKHMMKIVTSENESLLQKNRELLLQLHNFEEAQKNALDTISTMKMRINLLEKENIQLQQTTAQMSEHIECLTILAETNCDDVTAESRVIEGEDQTTLPT encoded by the exons ATGTGCACAGCACAG ATGTTGCAGGACATGGATCAGCGGCTGCAGGAAGAAGGGTTGAACTCTTCGGCTTCCAGCGATGAGCGTCTGTCTGTGCTGTGGCAGCTTTACAAGAGCAGTGAAAGTACCGTGAGATCCCTCAACCAGCAGATCCAAGATCTGCAGAAGGAACGTGTTGCTGAGATTGAAAAG GTTCAGCAATATGTCAATCACATTAAGAGTCTCACAAAGACCCGAGACTCTGTGGCTTTACATCTGGAGCAAGAAAACAAAACGCTCCATGCTGCCCTGGATGACATCCGCCGACAACAAG AGGCGCAGAGGAGCGAAATCTCTGAGATGTTACTCCAGGAAGGTCTGGCTGATATTATTCCCATCAGCCTGAGTGAACAGGTGGCTTACCTCCTCGCAGACAGAGCCTCCCTGCTGGAGAAAATGCAAAGCCAGGAGAACATGGATGTGAAGATCACACAGGATCCTGATGTTCATAAAGAGGATTGTAGAGGAAATGTGGTCAGA GTGGTACCACCACATGTTCAAAGCCCTTGGAAGAGACTTCTAGGACTCAGAAAAGCTGCTCAGAGTAAACAGAAATTACTGCCT CAGGTGGTTGACCTGCAGTGCAGTGGGGATGACAAGACGAAGGGACGGACGTTGCAGGAACTGGAGCGAGATGTGGAAGAGGCCTCGGCTCGACTCGCCATGGCCCACAAGGAGATCCGCAGACTCACGGATGAGCTGGAGTCGGCTCACCTGACCCAAAAGGCTTATG AACCAGAGCTGCAAGAAGCTCAAATGGAAGTGGAGCACCTCCGACACGAAGTGGAGAAACTGAAACGCTGTG aAGTTGCTGAATTGCGAAAAACAAAAGAGATGAACGAGAAACAGGAAGTAGAGTTGTGCCGCCTCAGGGAGAGTGTGAAGAGGCTACAAGCGGAGCAtgtgcatttgtttgaaatg AAAGAAGCCCCTGACAGCACTGGCACTGCATCCAAAGGCAAAAACCCACAGGAAGAGGATATCCATAAACG GTGTCTGGATGAGATGCAGGAGAGGTTACACATGCTGCAAGACCTGACGCAGGTCACGCTGAAACTGCGGATGGATTTCGAGACGGAGGCCGACCTGCGCAGGAGGGCAGCGGACGAATGTGAAGAGCAGAAGAGGAAGAGGACGGATGCGGAGCAGTTAGTGCGAGACTTCCAGAACCTCTGCGAGAAGCAGGCGGACGATTACAGGAACACCGTCGGCAGCCTTCAGGTGGAG ATCAGAGATTTAATAACTAAGGTACGAGAGCTTGAGGCACACGATGTGGAAAGGCAATGTGACAAACACCTGAAGCAG GTGTCATCTCTGGAGGATGAGGTTTGCCAGCTGAAGTTTGTCCTTCAGGAGGAGCAGCAGAAGACAAGGCAGCTGTCCATGAACATGCAGATGGAAATTGAACAGGCCAGAGCTTTGGTCCAG TCGCAGGACGTCCAGCTTCAGCGGGATGCAGAAGAGCAGAAGAGGATGTTCGAGGAGCTGCAGGACATCCAGAACATCCTCATCGCCACCAAACAAGAGCTGCTGTCCCAGAGGAAAATCAACACACAGCTGCAAAACAACGTCACTGACGCAGAGCAGGAAAACCTCAGG CAGCTCCAACAAAACATCGAACACTTGAGGAACAGAATAACCAGCAGTCAACAGGAGACTGAGTCTCTGAGGACAGAACTTCAGATAGCTCTAGTTAACGTGGATGCTGAGAGGAG taaatACAACGACAAGCGAATCCACTACAAAAACAAGCTTAGCCGGGCCAGAGGGGTTTACCTGAGAGAGACGGGGTGGCGTGACGAGAAAATAAAAGACCTGGAGAAAGAGATTTTTATTCTAAGGAAACAAGAGGAAAAG GCAAAACACATGATGAAAATAGTCACATCTGAAAATGAAAGTCTGCTTCAGAAGAACAGAGAGCTGCTTTTACAGCTGCACAACTTCGAAGAGGCACAGAAAAATGCGTTGGATACCATTTCAACCATGAAAATGAG GATAAATTTgcttgaaaaagaaaatattcagCTACAGCAGACAACAGCACAAATGTCAGAGCACATCGAATGCCTGACGATATTAGCTGAGACCAACTGCGAT GACGTCACTGCCGAGAGTCGTGTCATAGAGGGCGAAGACCAAACTACTCTTCCTAcataa